One segment of Acetoanaerobium noterae DNA contains the following:
- the hisG gene encoding ATP phosphoribosyltransferase translates to MLRIALAKGRLQEDFLDLIYQNQGTMSQNKRSLRLTDRLRNWEILLPKSQDVPQYLDMGMADIGVVGKDVLLECKSNLKEVMDLELGRCKMVIAGPTENKGKVKYKTVATKYPNIAKDIFKNKGIDAEIIYLQGSVELAVATGIADIIVDIVQTGRTLKENGLVVYEELFDINAKLVVSNAISSRKFAMIDSLINELQRGGERCEYI, encoded by the coding sequence ATGCTAAGAATAGCACTTGCAAAAGGAAGGCTTCAGGAGGATTTTTTAGATTTAATATACCAAAATCAAGGCACTATGAGTCAAAACAAAAGAAGCTTAAGATTAACAGATAGATTAAGAAACTGGGAAATTCTTCTTCCAAAATCTCAAGATGTACCTCAGTACTTAGATATGGGAATGGCTGATATAGGTGTGGTGGGCAAGGACGTACTTCTAGAGTGCAAAAGCAACTTAAAAGAGGTAATGGATTTAGAGCTTGGAAGATGCAAGATGGTAATAGCTGGACCTACTGAAAACAAAGGAAAAGTTAAGTATAAAACTGTAGCAACTAAATACCCAAATATAGCGAAGGATATTTTTAAAAATAAAGGAATTGATGCTGAAATCATTTATCTTCAAGGCTCTGTGGAGCTTGCTGTGGCAACTGGAATAGCTGATATCATAGTAGATATAGTTCAAACAGGCAGAACCTTAAAAGAAAATGGACTTGTAGTTTATGAGGAGCTATTTGATATTAATGCAAAGCTAGTAGTATCTAATGCAATATCAAGCAGAAAATTTGCAATGATAGATAGCTTGATAAATGAATTACAAAGAGGAGGAGAGCGCTGTGAATATATTTAA
- a CDS encoding S-layer homology domain-containing protein: protein MKTSQMKTIQLKANKKKKVLSMLLALTMIFQVSIPAVFAENEENQKRIVAFEELADDVKNITVEVDSTEGEVVEKMPSSLTASYQETTTGSAIEITIENVTWELDEANSESATFDSSQSGASYTYKAKLPATDSIGDELVLDSGVSLPNITVLVGTTPILMSTRGTNPVTELWIGPTKVVSGEAVFTTSGIGWSYDNSTCTLTLNGANIIKAAPSDEIDYGNLDLSAARYGLFCRGDLNIVVNGNNTIDMREFSPQRSMGAYIKGNTTVSGNGKLTFGGLFRGLLADGDLRVQDDVELEGIFAKETEFTNYSGGGIAILRNATVTDRAHLIGRANNGGQNTGIHLFGQMTIGNEAMVSAFARFGNGGNNKGIDALNANIEVNGKLIVESADAADRKYGSGIYLYNSNLKVLGTGSVEARAGNPGPTSGYGVYGVKTSGGSITIDGGGFLASGGSGAIYPSSTPVTITEPPVYYEISENKDGSNPTIYTSAEDWATVNGKFENIKYIKATTIYDVYVNDVQVTRLNSHDVLGDGTVSYEVANVTNPATLRLNNASFAGDLKLSEPTSIILTGENAVGDIHTKGELKLGGSGELTLNGSLEGTDTKVIVEGQAKLITLSDITIKELINNSSIENNAKLTITDSISGSGDIVNEERIVFPSSTDENFVKNVTGDGLCEIVTGAGEPSAFYSQGRRLFLVTDSLDFTTDPSHGSYKAYATLETDGYSFDSINKVLTLGNILIGSVYDYAIKLPKEATVKLEGISHISAGKLGILADDNLIVDGAGFLKIETENLPCILANKTLSINDGKIIAKSSRIALLVLDVEPNSNGIILGKTRRILTPENANIISSQTQAFGAQNVSSVLSPNENILRIEESNPASISGTNAAKKVVINKKLEQDELSVNETGLKTYGDETFTLATTGGSGEGDISFESSDAEVLSINGDIATIKKAGNVTITAKKQTDINYLETFATKSINISKKALNIKADDKLNVVKGSTMPTLTYKVNGLVGSDILTKEPVITTSATDTNAVGEYVISISEAEVSNSDSYEISYTNGKMTVINSSNGNNGNNGDSGNNSGNGSSSGSSSNKDDKDDKEPTKAPVNQTPPAQGELPLQTTEQNSTNAPVFSDTENHWAKSDIDFVIQRGLFGGTGDGKFSPNMPMTRGMFVTVLGKLAKADLTGFDSTDFKDVKTDAYYLPYIQWANTSGIVNGISSEEFAPDMEISREQMAVMLLNYIKAMNIDLTKLNEENNFADTDEMSAWATEAVKAIQMSGILSGKPDNKFDPKGIATRAEVSSVLRKFIELTEQK, encoded by the coding sequence TTGAAAACAAGTCAAATGAAAACAATTCAACTAAAAGCAAATAAGAAGAAAAAAGTTCTCTCAATGCTACTTGCCCTTACTATGATATTCCAAGTTAGTATTCCAGCAGTATTTGCAGAGAATGAAGAAAATCAAAAGAGGATAGTAGCCTTTGAAGAGCTAGCAGATGATGTAAAAAACATCACTGTAGAGGTAGATAGCACTGAAGGAGAGGTAGTAGAAAAAATGCCAAGCTCACTTACTGCCTCATATCAAGAAACAACTACAGGCTCAGCCATAGAAATCACCATAGAAAATGTAACCTGGGAGCTGGATGAGGCAAATAGTGAATCAGCTACCTTTGATTCATCTCAAAGTGGTGCTAGCTATACCTACAAAGCAAAGCTACCAGCTACAGATAGCATAGGAGATGAGCTAGTATTAGATAGTGGTGTTTCACTACCGAATATAACAGTACTAGTAGGAACTACTCCTATCCTCATGTCAACTAGAGGAACAAACCCAGTCACAGAGCTGTGGATAGGACCTACAAAGGTAGTAAGCGGAGAAGCAGTATTTACTACTAGTGGTATAGGCTGGAGCTATGATAATAGTACTTGCACACTTACATTAAATGGAGCAAATATTATAAAGGCAGCACCAAGTGATGAGATAGACTACGGAAATTTGGATTTAAGTGCGGCTCGTTATGGACTCTTCTGTAGAGGCGATTTAAATATAGTGGTTAACGGGAATAACACAATTGATATGAGAGAGTTTTCTCCTCAGAGAAGTATGGGAGCTTATATTAAGGGTAATACGACAGTATCAGGAAATGGCAAGCTGACATTTGGAGGACTGTTCAGAGGACTTCTTGCTGATGGCGATTTAAGGGTTCAAGATGATGTAGAACTAGAAGGTATTTTTGCAAAAGAAACAGAGTTTACAAACTATTCTGGTGGTGGTATTGCTATTCTTAGAAATGCAACTGTTACAGACAGGGCCCATTTGATAGGACGAGCAAATAACGGAGGGCAAAACACAGGAATTCATTTATTTGGTCAGATGACCATAGGGAATGAAGCGATGGTAAGTGCTTTTGCCAGGTTTGGAAATGGTGGAAATAATAAAGGAATAGATGCCCTTAATGCTAATATAGAGGTAAATGGAAAACTAATCGTAGAATCTGCAGATGCTGCAGATAGAAAATATGGTTCTGGAATTTATCTATATAACTCTAACCTAAAAGTACTAGGAACTGGAAGTGTCGAAGCTAGAGCAGGAAATCCTGGCCCAACATCAGGTTATGGAGTATATGGAGTAAAAACTTCAGGAGGCTCTATCACTATAGACGGAGGCGGATTTCTTGCATCAGGAGGCTCAGGAGCTATCTATCCATCAAGTACACCAGTAACTATAACTGAGCCACCGGTTTACTACGAAATCAGTGAAAATAAAGATGGTAGTAACCCTACTATTTACACTAGCGCTGAGGATTGGGCTACTGTAAATGGAAAGTTTGAAAACATTAAATATATCAAGGCAACTACCATTTATGATGTATATGTAAATGATGTGCAAGTAACTAGGCTAAACTCTCATGATGTACTAGGAGATGGAACCGTATCTTATGAGGTAGCAAATGTAACAAATCCTGCTACACTTAGACTAAATAATGCCAGCTTTGCTGGAGATTTAAAGCTTAGTGAACCTACGAGTATAATACTTACCGGAGAAAATGCTGTAGGAGATATCCATACAAAAGGGGAGCTAAAGCTAGGAGGAAGTGGAGAGCTTACTCTAAATGGAAGCTTAGAAGGAACTGATACTAAGGTAATAGTAGAAGGTCAAGCTAAACTAATCACCTTAAGTGATATCACTATAAAGGAACTAATAAATAATTCAAGTATAGAAAATAATGCAAAACTAACAATCACAGATAGTATTAGTGGTAGTGGAGATATAGTAAATGAGGAAAGAATTGTTTTCCCATCATCAACTGATGAGAATTTTGTAAAAAATGTAACTGGAGATGGACTATGTGAGATAGTAACTGGTGCAGGAGAGCCTTCAGCATTTTACTCACAAGGCCGTAGGCTTTTTTTAGTAACTGATTCACTCGACTTTACAACAGATCCATCTCATGGAAGCTACAAAGCTTATGCCACATTAGAAACTGATGGATATAGCTTTGATAGTATAAATAAAGTTCTAACTTTAGGAAATATATTAATAGGGAGTGTATATGACTACGCTATTAAGCTTCCAAAGGAAGCTACTGTTAAACTTGAGGGAATAAGCCATATTTCTGCCGGTAAATTAGGAATATTAGCAGATGACAACTTAATAGTGGATGGAGCAGGTTTTTTAAAAATAGAAACTGAAAATTTACCTTGCATACTAGCAAACAAAACTCTATCCATCAATGATGGAAAAATCATAGCAAAAAGTTCAAGGATAGCATTGCTGGTATTAGATGTTGAGCCAAACTCAAATGGAATTATATTAGGAAAAACAAGAAGGATTCTTACCCCCGAAAATGCAAATATAATTTCATCACAAACTCAGGCATTTGGAGCACAAAATGTAAGCTCAGTACTTTCTCCTAATGAAAATATACTTAGGATAGAGGAATCAAATCCAGCTTCAATTTCAGGAACAAATGCAGCTAAAAAAGTTGTAATAAATAAAAAGCTAGAGCAAGATGAGCTAAGTGTAAATGAAACTGGACTAAAAACCTATGGAGATGAAACCTTTACTCTAGCTACTACAGGTGGAAGTGGTGAAGGAGATATATCATTTGAAAGTTCAGATGCTGAAGTACTAAGTATAAATGGTGATATAGCAACAATAAAAAAAGCTGGAAATGTAACCATAACTGCAAAAAAACAAACAGATATAAATTATCTAGAAACCTTTGCAACTAAATCAATAAATATAAGCAAAAAAGCTCTTAATATAAAAGCTGATGATAAGCTAAATGTAGTAAAAGGAAGCACCATGCCAACCCTAACTTACAAAGTTAATGGCCTAGTAGGCTCAGACATTCTAACTAAAGAGCCAGTAATTACTACAAGTGCTACAGATACTAATGCCGTAGGCGAGTATGTAATATCCATATCAGAAGCAGAAGTGTCAAATTCTGATAGCTATGAGATAAGCTATACAAATGGCAAGATGACAGTAATAAATAGTAGTAATGGAAATAATGGTAATAATGGAGATTCAGGCAATAACAGTGGAAATGGTTCTTCTAGCGGTAGCTCATCTAATAAAGATGACAAGGACGATAAAGAGCCAACTAAAGCTCCAGTAAATCAAACACCACCAGCACAAGGAGAACTACCACTACAAACTACTGAGCAAAACAGCACTAACGCTCCAGTATTTTCAGATACTGAAAATCACTGGGCGAAATCAGATATAGATTTCGTAATACAAAGAGGCTTATTTGGTGGAACAGGAGATGGCAAATTCTCTCCAAATATGCCAATGACTAGAGGAATGTTTGTAACAGTTCTAGGAAAACTAGCAAAAGCAGATTTAACTGGATTTGATTCAACGGATTTTAAGGATGTAAAAACAGATGCTTACTACCTTCCGTATATCCAGTGGGCAAATACTTCTGGAATAGTAAATGGAATATCCTCAGAAGAGTTTGCGCCAGATATGGAAATATCTAGAGAGCAAATGGCAGTTATGCTACTAAACTATATTAAAGCAATGAATATAGATTTAACGAAGCTAAATGAAGAAAATAATTTTGCTGATACAGATGAAATGAGCGCCTGGGCAACAGAAGCTGTAAAAGCCATCCAAATGTCAGGCATATTATCAGGAAAACCTGACAACAAATTTGATCCAAAAGGAATAGCTACAAGAGCTGAAGTAAGCTCTGTGCTAAGAAAATTTATAGAATTAACAGAGCAGAAATAG
- a CDS encoding LytR/AlgR family response regulator transcription factor — translation MKIAVVDDLVQERNEIISLVTDYFSVRFQQFDITPEFCEYESGEEFIDGFMPAEFDLVLLDIYMAELTGIETAEKLLLLDKNIKIIFFTTSTEHILDGYGVHALSYILKPVTKHMKAFYKALDYFVELLNLDKCGITIKTSSGDMFVLNKNIVYIESSVRNLFIHFASEVVQSSGKYSDYSKALREDHRFLECYRNLTVNMDYIVKPIENDFLLKTGEKIPISRRRKTEVIEQYTTYFINRRGF, via the coding sequence TTGAAAATAGCAGTTGTAGATGATTTAGTACAAGAGAGAAACGAGATTATCAGTCTTGTTACTGACTATTTTTCTGTTCGCTTTCAACAGTTTGATATTACTCCTGAGTTTTGTGAATATGAAAGTGGCGAAGAGTTTATAGATGGCTTTATGCCAGCAGAATTTGACCTAGTACTCTTGGATATTTATATGGCAGAGCTCACTGGGATTGAAACTGCAGAAAAATTATTGCTACTTGATAAAAATATCAAGATTATTTTTTTTACTACTAGCACTGAACATATCCTAGATGGATATGGGGTTCATGCTCTGAGTTATATACTAAAACCTGTAACTAAACATATGAAAGCTTTTTACAAGGCTTTGGATTATTTTGTAGAGCTACTTAATCTTGATAAATGTGGGATAACTATAAAGACAAGCTCTGGGGACATGTTTGTTTTGAATAAAAATATCGTATATATTGAAAGCTCAGTTAGAAACTTATTTATCCATTTTGCTTCTGAAGTTGTTCAGTCTTCAGGAAAATATTCTGATTATTCTAAAGCTTTACGTGAAGACCATCGTTTTTTAGAATGCTATAGAAATCTCACTGTAAATATGGATTATATAGTCAAACCTATAGAAAACGACTTTCTACTTAAAACAGGAGAAAAAATTCCTATCAGTAGAAGAAGAAAGACTGAGGTTATAGAACAATATACTACTTATTTTATAAATAGAAGGGGTTTTTGA
- a CDS encoding sensor histidine kinase, whose amino-acid sequence MPLFITILAITIAQLPGLVMRYLPFSKSLELGRKKKLFIYYTAAFIFQHFAVYVLVRGDYSNVTLLTYKRLLFLLSTIYVFINIAFIKGNLYKHIFIYGMQGGYSLFLHSIVALFVGRISTATPLYLQLSIQTIGYSILFILFFIPLWKKVSNSIIFNSQITNDYYWNVIWMIPALAIYSDAMVTMNNEWINSLPQIISRIMTALSLIISWKWITLDFESLENMLYLKNQNKIMNLQTEGILAQAEILRESENHIKICKHDMRHNLGIIRSLIQDKKTEDVLKYIEELDATMKATEPLVYCKNTIVNSALLVYMTKAKEKNIDVKLELNIPDKLPWNSNDIAILIANAFENAIIASSKQSLDEQEIYISARFYDEKLAIIFKNRFNGEILIGRSGFPTSTEPGHGIGMQSILSIVNKYKASASCTSNNGWFNMTFLFT is encoded by the coding sequence ATGCCGTTATTTATAACTATACTTGCTATCACTATTGCCCAGCTTCCTGGGCTAGTCATGAGATACCTTCCTTTTTCAAAATCTCTAGAACTTGGAAGAAAAAAAAAGCTTTTTATATATTACACTGCTGCATTTATTTTTCAGCATTTTGCTGTGTATGTTCTCGTTAGGGGTGATTATAGCAACGTCACGCTTCTTACATATAAACGTCTCTTATTTTTACTATCTACAATCTATGTTTTTATAAATATTGCATTTATCAAAGGAAATTTATACAAGCATATTTTTATTTATGGAATGCAAGGTGGCTACTCTTTATTTCTACATTCCATAGTGGCTTTATTTGTAGGTAGAATAAGCACTGCTACACCTTTGTACCTTCAACTTTCCATTCAAACCATCGGCTATAGCATTTTATTTATTCTTTTCTTCATTCCACTTTGGAAGAAAGTTTCTAACTCGATTATTTTTAATAGCCAAATAACAAATGATTATTATTGGAATGTAATATGGATGATTCCTGCCCTTGCAATTTACAGTGATGCAATGGTTACTATGAATAACGAGTGGATTAATAGCCTTCCTCAGATTATCTCTAGAATAATGACCGCTTTGTCCTTAATTATATCTTGGAAATGGATTACTCTCGATTTTGAATCTCTGGAAAACATGCTTTACTTAAAGAATCAAAATAAAATCATGAATCTTCAAACAGAAGGCATCTTAGCTCAAGCTGAAATTCTTAGAGAATCAGAAAATCACATTAAAATCTGCAAACACGATATGAGACATAACCTTGGAATAATTAGGTCATTAATTCAAGATAAAAAAACTGAAGATGTACTTAAATATATTGAAGAGCTAGACGCAACTATGAAAGCTACTGAACCTCTCGTATATTGTAAAAACACTATAGTAAATTCTGCCTTATTGGTTTATATGACAAAGGCTAAAGAGAAAAATATAGATGTGAAATTAGAGCTTAATATACCAGATAAGCTTCCGTGGAATAGCAACGATATAGCCATTCTGATAGCCAACGCTTTTGAAAATGCAATAATCGCTAGCTCTAAGCAAAGCCTTGATGAGCAAGAAATCTATATAAGTGCTAGATTCTATGATGAAAAGCTAGCTATCATCTTCAAAAATAGATTTAACGGTGAAATTTTAATTGGAAGGAGTGGGTTCCCAACAAGCACTGAGCCTGGTCATGGAATAGGCATGCAGTCTATATTGTCAATCGTAAATAAATATAAGGCGTCTGCAAGCTGTACTAGTAATAACGGTTGGTTTAATATGACATTCTTATTCACATAA
- a CDS encoding TrkA C-terminal domain-containing protein: MKGQKKAAYVSIALDIANKILNGEFREKQKISGRSTLASMYNVSPETIRRAIVLLEDMDVVNSSRGSGIDVISKSAAEKFIEKNKSSRYISSIKDEIRDLMQQKKKIDEQIQESFDTIFDYIERFKSDTPYTFIEIKVTADSKKIGKKINEVRLWQTTGTTMVAYRRKGETVISPGPDYVFEEGDTIVVIGSNNVYEKVYEFLYS; this comes from the coding sequence ATGAAAGGGCAAAAGAAGGCAGCATATGTCTCTATTGCATTGGATATCGCGAACAAGATATTAAATGGAGAATTTCGAGAAAAACAAAAGATTAGTGGAAGGTCAACACTAGCCAGTATGTACAATGTTTCTCCAGAGACAATTAGAAGAGCGATAGTCCTGCTGGAAGATATGGATGTAGTAAACAGTAGCAGAGGTAGTGGAATTGATGTCATATCTAAATCTGCGGCAGAGAAATTTATCGAGAAAAATAAAAGCAGCAGATATATTTCTTCTATTAAAGATGAGATTAGAGATTTGATGCAACAAAAAAAGAAAATCGATGAGCAAATACAAGAGAGCTTTGACACTATTTTTGACTATATTGAAAGATTCAAAAGTGATACGCCATATACGTTTATAGAAATTAAAGTTACTGCTGATTCAAAAAAAATAGGTAAAAAAATAAATGAAGTTAGGCTTTGGCAAACTACAGGAACAACTATGGTTGCATACAGACGTAAAGGTGAAACCGTGATATCACCTGGACCTGATTATGTATTTGAAGAGGGAGACACCATAGTAGTAATAGGTAGCAACAATGTCTATGAAAAGGTATATGAGTTCTTGTATTCATAA
- a CDS encoding alanine dehydrogenase, which yields MKTLGFPRMHKEKGEIRAFLPDFFEKLEVNGAKIYIEEGYGSKMGYKKEDYLSVNKNIEFVSKEESYKQDIIIVLRSPEFDELELIPDGKILVSMLHYPTRAKRIKVLKRKNIKAVSLDSIRGDFLQRLVFNAKGTSLHGMEIAFSELEKIKPDFYSNTRGPLEVSIIGMGMVGLQAGKAASKFALPEIAKKIKEAKAKGVLINMLPRNITSDREEMIKILKRTDILVDASTRDNPYEYIVDNELLGNLKEEAIILDLTADPYLVDEEGIQVKAIEGIPTGTLDKYVIYKDDKEYYDIPDTVNTSNRRTVVSCDAWPGVKPRECMELYAVQMLPLITKLLEKEFDEMSLESPYYFERAIYRATLDYFFKYDKIKTE from the coding sequence ATGAAAACACTAGGATTCCCAAGAATGCACAAGGAAAAAGGAGAAATAAGAGCGTTTTTACCAGATTTTTTTGAAAAATTAGAGGTTAATGGTGCTAAAATTTATATAGAAGAAGGCTATGGCTCTAAGATGGGGTATAAAAAAGAAGACTATTTATCTGTAAATAAAAATATAGAATTTGTCTCAAAAGAGGAAAGCTACAAGCAAGATATTATTATAGTACTTAGAAGTCCAGAGTTTGATGAGCTTGAACTTATACCGGATGGGAAAATATTAGTCAGCATGCTTCATTATCCAACTAGAGCAAAGAGAATCAAAGTTCTTAAAAGAAAGAATATTAAAGCAGTATCGCTAGATTCTATACGAGGAGATTTTCTTCAAAGACTTGTATTTAACGCCAAAGGAACTTCTCTTCATGGGATGGAGATAGCATTTTCTGAGCTAGAGAAGATAAAACCAGACTTTTATAGCAATACCAGAGGCCCATTAGAGGTATCTATAATTGGTATGGGTATGGTAGGCTTACAAGCTGGAAAAGCCGCTAGTAAATTTGCTCTTCCAGAAATAGCAAAGAAAATAAAAGAAGCTAAGGCAAAGGGCGTACTTATTAATATGCTACCTAGAAACATCACCTCAGATAGAGAAGAGATGATTAAAATATTAAAAAGAACCGATATATTAGTAGATGCCTCAACTAGAGACAATCCTTATGAATATATTGTTGACAATGAGCTACTTGGGAACTTAAAAGAAGAGGCTATAATACTTGATTTGACTGCTGATCCATATTTAGTTGATGAAGAAGGAATCCAAGTAAAAGCCATAGAGGGAATTCCTACGGGTACCCTTGATAAATATGTTATATACAAAGATGACAAAGAGTATTATGATATACCTGATACAGTAAATACATCTAATCGAAGAACTGTTGTGAGCTGCGATGCATGGCCTGGAGTCAAGCCTCGTGAATGTATGGAGCTTTATGCTGTGCAGATGCTTCCGCTTATTACAAAGCTTCTAGAAAAGGAATTTGATGAGATGTCTTTAGAAAGTCCTTATTATTTTGAAAGAGCAATATATAGAGCAACTCTAGATTACTTTTTCAAATATGATAAAATTAAAACAGAATAA